One genomic segment of Vibrio nitrifigilis includes these proteins:
- the cfa gene encoding cyclopropane fatty acyl phospholipid synthase: MILSNPIEQHNLQSLFESLLVDADIKINGSRPWDVKVLDDRFYSLVFSQGSLGLGESYMDGMWECEQIDEMINRVLRHDLEAHLDNKAKFKIGLNVAGSKLKDLVNPQSISRAKHDVSSHYDLGNDLFKLMLDKRMTYTCGYWNHAENLDEAQEAKLDLICRKAGLKPGMRVLDIGCGWGSFMNYAAEKYGVICDGLTLSHEQAELGQQIADEKGLAVNFLLQDYREYHPKEKYDRIVSVGMIEHVGPSNYDEYFTCAKRVMKDDGIFVLHTIGGKESSDKTDPWIDKYIFPNGVCPSFAQLAQAVENKFVVEDVHNIGESYDKTLVAWCENFEKGWPQLAEKYGERFKRMWRYYLLSCAGAFRSRNINVWQFVLTHECLSQPHYIRQS; this comes from the coding sequence ATGATACTATCTAACCCCATTGAACAGCATAACTTGCAGTCTTTGTTCGAATCACTACTTGTTGATGCTGACATAAAAATCAATGGCTCTCGCCCTTGGGATGTAAAAGTTCTCGATGATCGCTTTTATTCCCTAGTATTTAGTCAAGGCTCACTTGGCTTAGGCGAAAGTTATATGGATGGTATGTGGGAATGCGAACAAATCGATGAAATGATTAATCGCGTGTTACGCCACGACCTAGAAGCCCACCTCGACAACAAAGCGAAATTTAAAATCGGTTTGAACGTCGCAGGGAGCAAATTGAAAGATCTGGTAAATCCTCAAAGTATTTCTCGAGCTAAACATGACGTATCATCACATTACGATTTGGGTAATGATCTGTTTAAATTAATGCTCGATAAGCGAATGACCTATACCTGTGGGTATTGGAACCACGCAGAAAACCTCGATGAAGCACAAGAAGCTAAACTTGACCTCATTTGCCGTAAAGCCGGCCTAAAACCAGGTATGCGTGTTCTTGATATCGGCTGCGGTTGGGGCAGTTTTATGAACTATGCTGCAGAAAAGTATGGCGTCATTTGTGATGGCTTAACTTTATCGCACGAGCAAGCCGAATTAGGCCAGCAAATTGCCGACGAAAAAGGCTTAGCGGTGAACTTTCTTCTCCAAGATTACCGTGAATACCATCCAAAAGAAAAATACGATCGAATTGTCTCTGTCGGGATGATCGAACACGTGGGTCCAAGTAACTATGACGAATACTTTACCTGTGCCAAACGCGTGATGAAAGACGATGGTATTTTTGTTTTACATACCATTGGTGGTAAAGAATCTTCTGATAAAACTGACCCTTGGATTGATAAGTATATTTTCCCTAACGGCGTATGCCCTTCCTTCGCTCAATTAGCACAAGCCGTCGAAAATAAGTTTGTTGTTGAAGATGTACATAACATTGGTGAAAGCTACGACAAAACACTGGTGGCTTGGTGCGAAAACTTTGAGAAAGGCTGGCCCCAACTTGCTGAAAAATATGGTGAACGCTTCAAGAGAATGTGGCGTTACTATTTATTAAGCTGCGCGGGTGCGTTTCGCTCTAGAAACATCAATGTTTGGCAGTTTGTTCTGACACACGAATGTTTAAGCCAACCCCACTACATTCGTCAATCATAA
- a CDS encoding MDR family MFS transporter, which translates to MSVGSESLFKWHRVQRFSKPVWAVLVGTLLTRTTFFMSWPFLIVILYQDFHASEITIGIMLAASTITGTLWGLYIGYLSDCFGRKWVMVAGSVCAMLSYGGIGIATELWQFGLLIVGVGIARPMIESPAKSVISDHLENKKDCELGLNLRYFLINAGGAIGPLIGITAALSHPQGLFLLTSITYLGYGAVLFLTLPSQRHSSAFIDEQLPNFKATLSVISRDGLFVKMMVANFFLMFVYGQVDSSLQQVIVRSGLPDAAKLVAGLVMVNTITVIVFQFPLLKLMERVPLFARTRLGMVLVAVSQIGFLFSSAEWPMGWYLSAFILALGEVITFPTLSVQIDRLAPAHLRGSYFGAAALYSLGFAAAPLVGGFLIHLGSAQALYGLCFVFCLMMIGLYWIAEHQPDPRNRNEVDDEWALDE; encoded by the coding sequence ATGTCAGTCGGTTCAGAGTCACTATTTAAGTGGCATAGGGTACAACGATTTTCAAAACCAGTATGGGCAGTATTAGTAGGAACACTACTAACTCGAACAACCTTTTTTATGTCTTGGCCTTTTTTAATTGTCATTCTCTATCAAGACTTTCATGCCAGTGAAATTACAATTGGTATTATGCTCGCTGCAAGTACCATTACTGGTACGTTATGGGGATTGTATATCGGATACCTTTCGGACTGCTTTGGTCGAAAATGGGTAATGGTGGCTGGCTCAGTATGTGCCATGCTGTCTTATGGCGGCATTGGTATTGCCACAGAACTATGGCAGTTTGGGTTATTAATCGTGGGGGTTGGGATTGCGCGTCCCATGATTGAATCACCTGCTAAATCGGTGATTAGTGACCATCTCGAGAATAAAAAAGACTGTGAACTCGGGTTAAATCTCAGATATTTCTTGATAAACGCTGGCGGAGCGATTGGCCCATTAATTGGCATTACTGCTGCTCTATCGCATCCGCAGGGCTTGTTTTTACTGACCAGCATCACGTATCTGGGATATGGGGCTGTGTTATTTTTGACTCTGCCTTCTCAACGTCATTCAAGTGCGTTTATTGATGAACAGCTTCCTAATTTCAAAGCAACGTTATCCGTTATTTCACGTGATGGACTGTTTGTGAAGATGATGGTGGCGAACTTTTTTTTGATGTTTGTCTATGGGCAGGTCGACAGTTCACTGCAACAGGTCATCGTACGTTCTGGCCTTCCTGATGCAGCCAAGTTGGTGGCGGGCTTGGTGATGGTTAATACCATTACCGTTATTGTCTTTCAGTTTCCATTACTGAAATTAATGGAGCGTGTCCCACTTTTTGCTCGCACTCGATTAGGCATGGTGCTGGTGGCAGTATCTCAAATAGGATTTCTATTTTCGTCTGCTGAGTGGCCGATGGGGTGGTATTTGTCAGCCTTTATTTTGGCGCTGGGTGAAGTCATTACCTTCCCAACATTAAGTGTACAAATTGATAGATTAGCGCCAGCACATTTACGTGGTTCCTACTTTGGCGCAGCGGCTTTATATTCACTCGGATTTGCGGCCGCACCGCTTGTCGGAGGGTTTTTGATTCATCTGGGAAGTGCTCAAGCCTTGTATGGTTTGTGTTTCGTCTTTTGCTTAATGATGATTGGTTTGTATTGGATTGCGGAACATCAACCGGATCCACGTAACCGAAATGAAGTGGATGATGAATGGGCTTTGGACGAATAA
- the alr gene encoding alanine racemase, which produces MITAQAIIDLGALQHNYANLKGRLDNQKLVAVVKGDAYGHNAIEVAKALPQADMFAVSRIEEAVELRNAGIPQPILLLEGCFCKEDLETAAELELHTAIHCQETLRDLESAELSKPISVWLKVDTGMHRIGVQPHEVSDYVSKIERTGKIAGHVGFMSHFSCADDLNSPATKQQIELFKKATKQYAGPKTLANSAGILLWQDAYFQVCRGGIAIYGVSPCEGETGAKYGLKPVMSLKSKLIAVRHHQANQPVGYSQTWTSPRDTIMGVIAMGYGDGFPRTAPQGTPVYINGRKVPISGRVSMDMITVDLGPNSQDKVGDDVEFWGNNLPVEEVAAHIGTIPYELMIKLTKRVDKRFIK; this is translated from the coding sequence ATGATTACAGCACAAGCCATCATTGATTTAGGCGCTCTACAACACAATTATGCCAACCTAAAAGGTCGGTTAGACAACCAGAAATTGGTTGCTGTTGTAAAAGGTGATGCCTATGGACATAACGCCATAGAAGTTGCCAAAGCACTTCCTCAAGCAGATATGTTCGCCGTATCTCGTATCGAAGAAGCCGTAGAGCTGCGCAATGCTGGTATTCCACAGCCAATTTTGCTTTTAGAAGGATGTTTCTGCAAAGAAGATCTTGAAACTGCGGCAGAATTGGAGTTACATACTGCCATCCATTGTCAGGAAACACTCCGCGATCTTGAGAGTGCCGAACTTTCCAAGCCTATTTCTGTCTGGCTAAAAGTAGATACGGGCATGCACCGTATTGGCGTACAACCTCACGAAGTTTCAGACTACGTAAGCAAAATCGAACGAACCGGTAAAATTGCTGGTCATGTTGGCTTTATGAGTCACTTTAGCTGTGCTGATGATCTCAACTCACCTGCAACAAAACAGCAAATAGAACTGTTCAAAAAAGCCACAAAGCAGTATGCTGGTCCGAAAACATTAGCAAACTCAGCTGGAATACTCCTCTGGCAAGACGCATATTTTCAGGTTTGCCGCGGCGGTATCGCCATTTATGGCGTCTCTCCATGTGAAGGAGAAACAGGCGCAAAATACGGCTTAAAACCTGTAATGAGCCTGAAGTCTAAGTTGATAGCGGTTCGCCATCATCAAGCGAATCAACCCGTTGGTTATAGCCAAACTTGGACTTCACCTCGTGATACCATCATGGGTGTTATCGCGATGGGCTATGGTGACGGGTTCCCCCGCACCGCACCACAGGGAACACCTGTGTATATAAATGGACGCAAAGTTCCTATATCAGGACGTGTATCCATGGATATGATAACCGTTGACTTAGGTCCTAACTCTCAGGACAAAGTGGGAGATGACGTAGAATTTTGGGGTAATAATCTACCGGTTGAGGAAGTCGCAGCACATATTGGTACCATCCCATATGAGCTGATGATTAAGTTAACCAAACGTGTAGATAAGCGTTTTATTAAGTAA
- a CDS encoding ABC transporter ATP-binding protein, translated as MSQTPLLQVRNLSVSFTTNDGIVDAVHNVNFDLYKGETLAIVGESGSGKSVSTNAVMQLLPKNAIVNSDAQILFESRSLLNQSDSDMRRIRGNRIGMIFQEPMTSLNPYMRVGIQVAEAVMCHQSISRSQAKQRVIELFELVQLPNPNQAYTKYPHEFSGGQLQRIMIAMALINEPDILIADEPTTALDVTVQAEVLNLIKDIQNKMGMAILFITHDLGVVKHVADRVLVMCTGDVIEEGPTETIFDNPQNDYTRMLINAIPRGQKDPITDNAESLLKAQDIRVKFLVKSHFIASKNQYFEAVKGISLELKQGETLGIVGESGSGKSTLGRALIGLLPSTGSIEFKGQDYRALSTRQKLDLKKDIQMVFQDPYGSLSPRMTVGEIITEGLTVHRPEMTKMERMHRARQALEEVRLEANALNRYPHEFSGGQRQRIAIARALILEPSFILLDEPTSALDRSVQLTVIDLLKDIQKRRNIGFLFISHDLSVVKALSDRVLVMQKGVVMEEGTANDIFHRPQNDYTKKLIAASFDVDDDAAA; from the coding sequence ATGTCACAGACACCACTTTTACAGGTACGTAACTTGTCGGTGAGTTTCACCACCAACGACGGTATTGTTGATGCCGTGCATAATGTTAACTTTGACCTTTATAAAGGCGAAACACTCGCTATTGTGGGCGAATCAGGCAGCGGTAAATCAGTATCCACCAATGCCGTTATGCAGCTTCTTCCCAAAAATGCCATCGTGAACTCTGATGCACAGATTCTGTTTGAAAGCCGTTCACTGCTTAATCAATCAGATTCAGACATGCGCCGCATTCGTGGCAATCGCATCGGCATGATCTTTCAGGAACCCATGACGTCATTGAATCCCTACATGCGTGTGGGAATTCAAGTCGCTGAAGCGGTAATGTGTCATCAATCTATCAGTCGTTCACAGGCTAAACAGCGCGTTATTGAACTATTCGAGCTCGTTCAGTTGCCTAACCCAAATCAAGCTTACACAAAATATCCTCACGAATTTTCTGGCGGTCAGTTACAACGCATTATGATCGCCATGGCCCTGATTAATGAACCTGATATCTTAATCGCTGACGAACCAACAACAGCGCTAGACGTCACCGTTCAAGCAGAAGTGTTAAACCTCATCAAAGATATCCAAAACAAAATGGGTATGGCGATACTATTTATTACCCATGACCTCGGTGTCGTCAAACATGTCGCAGATCGCGTTCTCGTCATGTGTACCGGTGATGTGATTGAAGAAGGTCCAACGGAGACTATTTTCGATAACCCACAAAATGATTACACACGAATGTTGATCAATGCGATCCCGCGTGGCCAAAAAGATCCTATCACCGACAATGCCGAATCGCTTCTAAAAGCGCAAGATATTCGGGTTAAGTTTCTCGTTAAATCGCATTTTATTGCCAGCAAAAACCAATATTTTGAAGCCGTTAAAGGCATCTCGCTTGAACTTAAACAAGGGGAAACGTTAGGTATTGTTGGAGAGTCAGGAAGCGGTAAATCAACATTGGGGCGAGCTCTAATTGGCTTACTCCCCTCAACGGGCTCTATCGAATTCAAAGGGCAAGATTATCGTGCACTTTCTACGAGACAGAAGTTAGATCTGAAGAAAGATATTCAGATGGTCTTCCAAGACCCATATGGTTCTTTATCCCCCCGCATGACAGTAGGGGAAATCATCACCGAGGGGTTAACCGTCCATCGACCAGAAATGACTAAAATGGAGCGGATGCATCGAGCACGCCAAGCGTTAGAAGAAGTTCGTCTAGAAGCAAATGCACTCAACCGTTACCCACATGAATTCTCTGGCGGCCAAAGGCAACGTATCGCCATTGCACGAGCGTTAATCTTAGAGCCTTCATTTATACTACTCGATGAACCAACGTCGGCATTAGATCGCTCAGTACAACTGACGGTGATTGATCTGCTAAAAGATATCCAGAAACGCCGTAATATCGGTTTCTTGTTTATCAGTCACGACTTAAGCGTAGTCAAGGCACTGTCGGATCGCGTACTCGTTATGCAAAAAGGGGTGGTAATGGAAGAAGGCACAGCCAACGACATCTTCCATCGGCCACAAAATGATTACACCAAGAAATTGATTGCCGCATCGTTTGATGTGGATGACGACGCAGCTGCATAA
- a CDS encoding alanine/glycine:cation symporter family protein — METITAFVGTIDGIVWGVPMLVMILGVGIYLNFGLKFMPIFNIGRAFKLMWGGRTKSANGKGEIPPFQALMTAMSATVGTGNIAGVATAVFIGGPGALFWMWMTALLGMATKFSEAVLAVHFREKDKNGSYVGGPMYYIKNGMGEKWKWLGTLFAIFGTVACFGIGNGVQINSIAQVLNTNFDASPLIVGIVVMILAGAVLLGGIKRIGAFAGALVPFMAVAYVTGGIVILLSHVDMILPAIGTVISEAFTPSSAQGGFAGATVWMAIRYGVARGVFSNEAGLGSAPIAHASAHTDDPVRQGLIAMLGTFIDTILICSITGLVIIISGQWTSGESGAALTSAAFNQILPGIGGYLVAIALAIFAFTTIVGWSVYGERCATYLFGHKAILPFRIIFVLALPVGATMSLDFVWLLGDTLNAMMAIPNLIALAVLSPVVIKLTRGYFTADRDEKAEEPLSTNN; from the coding sequence ATGGAAACGATAACAGCGTTCGTAGGAACGATTGATGGAATAGTTTGGGGCGTGCCTATGCTCGTCATGATTCTGGGTGTAGGTATTTATCTCAATTTCGGCTTAAAATTCATGCCGATATTTAATATTGGACGAGCGTTCAAATTAATGTGGGGTGGTCGTACAAAGTCCGCTAACGGTAAAGGTGAAATTCCCCCGTTCCAAGCATTAATGACCGCAATGTCAGCAACCGTAGGGACAGGCAACATCGCTGGGGTTGCAACAGCTGTCTTTATTGGCGGTCCTGGTGCTCTATTTTGGATGTGGATGACAGCCCTTCTCGGCATGGCGACCAAATTTTCTGAAGCCGTTCTAGCTGTGCATTTTCGAGAAAAAGATAAAAATGGTTCATACGTTGGCGGGCCGATGTATTACATCAAAAACGGCATGGGCGAAAAATGGAAGTGGCTCGGAACGCTATTTGCCATTTTTGGCACCGTCGCCTGCTTTGGCATTGGTAATGGCGTACAAATAAACTCCATCGCTCAAGTTCTAAATACCAATTTTGACGCCTCACCACTGATTGTTGGCATCGTTGTTATGATTTTAGCTGGCGCCGTATTATTAGGTGGCATTAAACGCATTGGAGCTTTCGCAGGTGCTTTAGTACCATTTATGGCTGTCGCTTATGTCACCGGTGGTATTGTTATCTTGTTATCACATGTTGATATGATCTTACCCGCTATTGGCACCGTGATCAGTGAAGCGTTTACTCCTAGTTCAGCTCAAGGCGGTTTTGCCGGCGCAACCGTTTGGATGGCTATTCGCTATGGGGTTGCACGGGGCGTATTTTCAAATGAGGCAGGCTTAGGCTCTGCGCCAATAGCACATGCTAGCGCACACACTGACGACCCAGTCCGTCAAGGCCTGATTGCAATGCTTGGCACCTTTATTGACACAATTTTGATTTGTTCAATCACTGGCTTGGTTATCATTATTTCAGGTCAATGGACTTCTGGTGAATCAGGAGCAGCATTAACCTCTGCAGCATTCAATCAAATTTTACCTGGCATTGGCGGATATCTCGTCGCAATTGCTCTCGCTATTTTTGCCTTTACCACTATTGTCGGTTGGTCTGTTTATGGCGAACGTTGCGCCACTTATTTATTTGGTCACAAAGCGATTTTGCCATTCCGTATTATCTTCGTTTTGGCTCTGCCTGTTGGCGCCACCATGTCTCTCGATTTCGTTTGGTTACTTGGAGACACTCTGAACGCCATGATGGCCATTCCGAACTTAATTGCTTTGGCTGTTTTAAGCCCCGTCGTGATTAAGCTAACCAGAGGTTACTTTACTGCTGATAGAGACGAGAAAGCTGAAGAGCCACTGTCAACGAATAACTAG
- a CDS encoding methyl-accepting chemotaxis protein, which yields MKTTNKSYSDNISFISTTDCASHITYANDVFCDIAEYSAQELQGKPHNVVRHPDMPKAAFAQMWSYLKQGNSWMGIVKNRCKGPRHYWVSAFVTPIKNEQGETIEYQSVRTKPTEEQIHRAELLYKKLNDRPTAKQRRISGVFLLQSLLAISTALGIASAVTSESWYLGAAMTACSLLACVVGSINRSRVKRINQLAKEAYDNILMEKVYTGYNDDFSAIELALMMRKAELRAVVARSAETSQRILADANTELANMQRAEQRLNAQQMETEKVATAVEELTYAIKDIADNAAASSQLTEIAQQDSVEGLTKLDDTIAHIADLDNALQQAKQVLSDLAKQAKSVETVLDVINTISEQTNLLALNAAIEAARAGESGRGFAVVADEVRQLAAKTASSTHEVQETIIQLQSLASGAANSMENGSELSSLCRAKADETGSVIRDISNRLANITDKSQQTAVAVEQQAIATKEISANTNSIKMLTDKTSTSAADTVVRTQDLVNHIGELSRLIQQFRA from the coding sequence ATGAAAACAACAAATAAGAGCTATTCGGATAATATCAGTTTTATATCCACGACAGATTGCGCTAGTCATATCACATATGCGAATGATGTATTTTGTGATATTGCTGAATATTCCGCGCAAGAATTACAGGGTAAACCACATAATGTGGTTCGCCATCCTGATATGCCTAAAGCGGCATTTGCCCAAATGTGGAGTTACCTAAAACAGGGTAATAGCTGGATGGGTATTGTTAAAAACCGGTGTAAAGGACCCCGTCATTATTGGGTCTCTGCATTTGTTACGCCGATCAAAAATGAGCAGGGAGAAACCATTGAATACCAGTCGGTTCGCACTAAGCCAACGGAAGAGCAAATTCATCGTGCGGAACTTTTGTACAAAAAGCTCAACGATCGGCCGACAGCAAAACAGCGTAGAATTTCTGGTGTTTTTTTACTGCAAAGTCTATTGGCGATCTCGACTGCTCTTGGGATTGCATCGGCGGTGACGTCAGAGTCTTGGTATTTAGGTGCTGCAATGACCGCATGCTCTCTATTAGCGTGCGTTGTTGGAAGCATCAATCGTTCACGAGTAAAACGTATTAATCAACTTGCTAAAGAAGCCTACGACAATATTTTGATGGAGAAAGTGTACACCGGCTATAACGATGATTTCTCAGCAATAGAATTAGCATTAATGATGAGAAAAGCAGAGTTAAGAGCCGTGGTCGCCCGCAGTGCTGAAACGTCACAAAGAATTCTCGCTGATGCGAATACTGAACTAGCCAACATGCAAAGAGCAGAACAAAGGCTAAATGCTCAGCAAATGGAAACTGAAAAAGTAGCCACTGCAGTTGAAGAATTGACTTATGCGATAAAAGACATTGCAGATAATGCGGCTGCAAGTTCTCAGTTAACCGAAATCGCCCAGCAGGACTCGGTTGAGGGCTTAACTAAGCTTGATGATACCATTGCCCATATCGCTGATTTAGATAACGCATTACAGCAAGCTAAACAAGTGCTCTCTGATTTGGCAAAACAAGCCAAAAGTGTCGAAACCGTATTGGATGTCATTAACACCATTTCTGAACAAACCAATTTATTGGCATTAAATGCGGCCATTGAGGCTGCGAGAGCGGGAGAATCTGGGAGAGGCTTTGCTGTGGTTGCAGATGAAGTTCGCCAGCTCGCAGCTAAGACGGCATCGTCGACGCATGAGGTACAAGAAACGATTATTCAGTTACAGTCACTCGCAAGTGGCGCAGCGAACAGTATGGAAAATGGTTCAGAGCTGTCTTCATTGTGTCGAGCAAAAGCGGATGAAACGGGGAGTGTCATTCGTGATATTTCTAATAGACTAGCCAACATCACTGATAAGAGTCAGCAAACCGCTGTGGCCGTTGAACAACAGGCGATTGCTACGAAAGAAATATCAGCCAATACAAATTCGATCAAAATGCTGACGGATAAAACATCCACCTCGGCAGCGGATACCGTTGTACGAACTCAAGATCTCGTTAATCATATAGGTGAGTTGTCACGTTTAATTCAGCAGTTTAGAGCATAG
- a CDS encoding DUF3316 domain-containing protein, which yields MKKTIFILAATLTASTGAFAATHSHLNVGEKVVNSGVYQSRQQAYQAGLDKIHDLQQLPGRKLKSELTVYNPGMVYNSMRLRDMEVTVEPFKNEQGKTQYRSLVDVNYHYKVHETKNG from the coding sequence ATGAAAAAGACGATCTTTATCCTAGCCGCTACATTAACAGCAAGCACTGGTGCTTTTGCCGCTACGCACAGCCACTTAAATGTCGGAGAAAAAGTGGTGAACTCTGGCGTTTACCAGTCACGTCAACAAGCCTATCAAGCAGGCTTAGATAAAATTCATGACCTACAACAACTGCCGGGCCGCAAACTCAAAAGCGAACTGACAGTTTATAATCCAGGTATGGTTTACAACAGTATGCGTCTGCGTGATATGGAAGTAACCGTTGAACCATTTAAGAATGAACAAGGTAAAACTCAGTACCGTTCATTAGTTGACGTCAATTACCACTACAAAGTCCATGAAACTAAAAATGGCTAA
- a CDS encoding Lon protease family protein, with product MAIRALQAEQLYQVADLEMLPCKSTKELPPIDEIVGQERAQKAVEFAMSIREKGYNIYAIGRNGLGKRTMILRYLNRNKHNSEALYDWCYVANFDDIRIPKVLRLPCGVGTKLRQDIEKLITRLVKAIPLAFDNEIYYSRSEKLKNQLAEKQESELAAVTQLAKEKGVSLTITPQGDYQFVAMNGEEMHTEETFNALSEKEQLYFSDTIDGLEVELRNVVRKLTEWEEDFSEKNKKLNDEVTQGVIGHFIKELKKEYSKHTEIKTYLSDLQKDIIENVDIFLEESNEQSELSSASLDKRMPRRYKVNVLVSRHSDDFPIVVEENPNYHSLFGYIETATYKGTVFTDFSLIRAGSLHKANGGVLLMDAVKVLEQPYVWDGLKRALRARQLSFTSLEKEVTLTGAVSLDPEPIPLNVKIILFGDYRTYELLTHYDPEFGELFRVTADFEDEMKRTSDSELHYARLISSMVHDNSLLHCDRKAIGRIIEHSSRITGSQNKLSLHAAHIANLLREANYVAKQANSNMIRQSHVDEALHNQELRVNRIQEEVMETFLNGTTLIQTEGEAVGQVNALSVLATSDYAFGAPNRITATTSYGDGDIIDIERSVDLGGSLHSKGVMILSAYLNSVFGRTARVPLTTTITFEQSYGGVDGDSATMAEFCAIVSAFSKHPNRQDIAVTGSMNQFGESQPIGGVNEKIEGFFNVCTIKGRHDKQGVIIPRANQHNLMLRADIVKAVEKGEFHIWAVDHVIEAIEIFTGKEAGVATQDGSYPVDTIFGLAQAKLNALRK from the coding sequence ATGGCTATTCGGGCTCTGCAAGCTGAGCAGCTCTATCAGGTCGCTGACCTAGAAATGCTGCCGTGTAAATCAACCAAAGAATTGCCGCCAATCGATGAAATCGTTGGCCAAGAACGTGCGCAAAAAGCGGTTGAATTTGCCATGTCTATCCGTGAAAAAGGCTACAACATTTATGCGATAGGGCGTAACGGTTTAGGTAAACGTACCATGATTTTACGTTACTTAAATCGTAATAAGCACAACAGTGAAGCGTTGTATGATTGGTGTTATGTCGCCAACTTTGATGACATTCGTATTCCGAAAGTATTGCGCTTGCCTTGTGGTGTTGGCACCAAGCTGCGTCAAGATATTGAGAAACTGATAACACGCCTAGTGAAAGCGATCCCTCTCGCTTTTGATAATGAAATTTACTATAGCCGTTCGGAAAAACTGAAAAATCAGTTAGCTGAAAAACAAGAAAGCGAATTAGCTGCTGTGACTCAACTGGCTAAAGAAAAAGGAGTGAGCCTGACGATTACACCGCAAGGAGACTATCAATTTGTCGCCATGAACGGTGAGGAAATGCACACTGAAGAAACCTTTAACGCCTTGAGTGAAAAAGAGCAGCTGTACTTCAGTGATACGATTGATGGTTTGGAAGTCGAATTGCGTAATGTGGTGCGTAAACTGACCGAATGGGAAGAAGACTTTAGTGAAAAGAACAAAAAACTGAATGATGAAGTCACTCAAGGTGTGATCGGGCATTTTATTAAAGAGCTCAAAAAAGAGTACAGCAAACATACGGAAATAAAGACGTACCTTAGCGACTTACAAAAAGACATCATCGAAAATGTCGATATCTTTTTGGAAGAAAGTAATGAACAATCTGAACTCTCATCCGCGTCGTTAGATAAGCGTATGCCGCGTCGTTACAAAGTTAACGTATTGGTAAGCCGTCATTCTGATGATTTCCCTATTGTTGTAGAAGAGAACCCAAACTACCACTCGCTATTTGGCTATATTGAAACAGCAACATATAAAGGAACGGTCTTTACCGATTTTTCATTGATACGAGCCGGCAGTTTGCACAAAGCCAACGGTGGTGTGTTATTGATGGATGCGGTGAAAGTGCTTGAGCAGCCTTATGTGTGGGATGGCCTTAAACGTGCGTTGCGTGCCCGACAGCTCAGTTTCACCTCATTGGAAAAAGAGGTGACGTTAACAGGCGCCGTGTCATTAGATCCCGAACCCATCCCTCTGAACGTTAAAATCATCTTGTTTGGTGACTATCGTACCTATGAACTGCTCACCCATTACGACCCAGAGTTCGGTGAACTGTTCCGTGTTACGGCGGACTTTGAAGATGAAATGAAACGTACCTCAGATTCAGAACTGCACTACGCTCGTTTAATTTCAAGCATGGTGCACGATAACAGTTTGTTGCATTGCGACCGTAAAGCGATTGGTCGCATCATTGAACACAGTTCTCGTATTACGGGGAGCCAGAATAAACTCTCATTGCATGCGGCGCACATTGCGAATTTGTTGCGAGAAGCGAACTATGTCGCCAAACAGGCAAACTCGAATATGATTCGGCAAAGCCATGTTGATGAAGCGTTGCATAATCAAGAGCTGCGGGTAAATCGCATTCAAGAAGAAGTGATGGAGACCTTCCTTAACGGTACTACATTGATACAAACCGAAGGGGAAGCGGTCGGCCAAGTCAATGCACTATCGGTATTAGCGACTAGCGATTATGCGTTTGGTGCGCCAAACCGCATTACGGCAACGACCTCTTATGGAGATGGGGACATTATCGATATTGAACGCAGTGTCGATCTCGGTGGTAGTTTGCACTCGAAAGGGGTGATGATTCTATCTGCTTACCTTAATTCCGTATTTGGCCGTACAGCCCGCGTTCCATTAACCACAACCATTACGTTTGAACAGTCTTACGGTGGTGTGGATGGTGATAGTGCAACCATGGCTGAGTTTTGTGCCATAGTGTCGGCGTTCTCCAAACATCCTAATCGTCAGGATATTGCCGTCACTGGCTCTATGAATCAGTTTGGTGAGTCACAGCCAATTGGTGGCGTGAATGAAAAAATTGAAGGTTTCTTCAACGTCTGTACTATTAAAGGTCGCCATGATAAACAAGGCGTGATCATTCCCCGTGCGAACCAGCATAACCTCATGTTGCGTGCTGACATTGTCAAAGCCGTAGAAAAAGGTGAATTTCACATTTGGGCTGTGGATCATGTTATTGAAGCGATCGAAATTTTCACGGGCAAAGAAGCTGGCGTGGCGACTCAAGATGGCAGTTATCCAGTGGATACTATCTTTGGTTTAGCCCAAGCAAAATTGAATGCTTTGAGAAAATAA